A segment of the Solanum lycopersicum chromosome 9, SLM_r2.1 genome:
AGCTGAATTCGAAAAAAAACAGTTACATATTTGgctaaaataaacaaagaacTAATACCATCATTCTACAAAATGTTTATTGATTATGATGTATGTTCTCTTTTTTGCCATACTAGTGCCTCAACTATCAATTCTATCCTTATATGTGTCTAAGCACCAACTCTTAAATGTTGTCGCGCAGCATTCATACTACTGAATGACACTCCACACTAGCACAAATGATTTTTCATCGTCTcgtggaaaaaaaataaagatatgtGACAGAAGCAATGTTTACAATCATGAAGAAAACTAGCCATCTTACAGACAAGAATGCAAAATAATGAGAATTCATTCACTTGTATAATCTGTTTTCCCAGCATAAAATTGATGGATGCAATATAAGTTGCTACTCTGAATCCAAGGATTCTAATGTATAATGATAGATTCTCAGATTAAGTATCATCGCGGATGTAATAATCATTATCTCAAGCCACAAACTTTAAGAACTGTGTCTGTTCCAGAGACACAACTATCTTCGACAAATGGAATTGTCTTCCAAACTGTTAATTTCAATGGATTATTATCGCAATCACCTGTGGTAATCACAAAACATGTTTAGAACTCTTCTTTATCGACATTCTCAACTTCATGGGGAGAAAAGAACTTTTCTTACCTTTTGTATTGACATCCTTTTCGGTGCAAATGGCAACATAATGAGAACTAGCAAACTCCAGGAGCATAAATTGCCAATTACTTGTAAGGTTCTCTGTGTTGTCAAGAGAATCCACTACTATTTCACTCGCCTGAAAGAAAAGTATGTGTATCAACAAAAACATTCAGTGTGACGTTGATCTAAAAATATGATATCTTCTATATGCTAGCTAGCACTTGCTCGAGAGAAAAACAGTACCGAGGAAATGCTCTGTTTGGACAAGGCTTAAGAGTGAATTTATTTCTCAAATGGTTTAACCTGACtacttttttacttaaaaacgTGGCTAAGCCCATAGAAAGATGCACCTCTAATGAATACAACATAGACCCCTCTGATGTAGACGTCAAAGTTGAATAAAAAGTAACTGTTCTGGCATACCTCAGCACTTGAATTCTGAGACGGATGAAACTGTTCTCCAGTAGAGCTCCCAAGACGAATGGTAAACGTCTTGAAAGGTGCACATGAGAAACCCTTCCCAAGTGCTTTAACATATGCCTCCTGCGAACGATATATTTCTTCAGAGAActtacataatatataatacaAGGAAATAATGTTCCTCCTTCACATTTACATAGCATAAAAGCAGTGAAACGACCGTCTTTATTGATAAAGAAGTGAAGACAACATGTTCCAAGAAAGTGGATCAGATATGACGCATAAAACCAAGTTATGGATCAGTTATAACTCTCCAGTCACTATAAGCGAAACATCAGTCCATTCCCCAACCCACATGGGTCTCTAACCcactaacccccccccccccctcccccctcccttCATGCCCAGGCCCAACTGTAGCATGGACCTGGAGCCCAAATAGGAATATAGCTAGCTCTATAAAGATATAACACATGGAACTAACTCAACCCCAATAACTAGCTCATGAGAGGAGGATTTCCTATGTTCAAATTCCCAAACAATGTGGGACTCTAACCCACTCCAACATTTATAATGCCTCATGTATGTAATGTACGTACATACAGATGAATGAGTTTGACCTTGAGTTCTCGTGGCTGGCAGTGCTTTCTTTGGCCTTGCAAAGCTGGCATTGGCAACAGTGCATAGCATCCACTAGTGGACATTGGGGTTGATGTTTGGCGTGCATTGATGGATACTAAATCAAATGCATTTCAAGTCTTAAATCATGACTTATACAATCTTCATTTCTTAAGTTGTCTTATTGCAAATGACTGTAATAACTAAGCATGATTAGCCGTAAGCAAGTAGACAAACTTGAAACAATTATCAAGGACCTAAAGGTAAATTTACCTTCAGCGTCCATAACTTTATAAACTCCTGCTGCTGGATATAGGGATCTCCAATAGCAGTTAACACTTCAAGCTCATGTTTGGAGAAGTATCTTCTAGCTAACGTCAATATGTTGTGCTTCGTTGtcctttctttttcctccaCGTCCACACCGATCTGTTAGAAAAAGAAGTGATTTACCACTTACCTGAATATACACACAAACTGACTTGAGGACAAGAATGTTTACAGGAGAATTTACTGTCACACCACAGGCTATCAGAGATGATGTATGTGTGATGTTAAAATGCAACGCGGGAGGCTCCCAATTGTAACTGCAAGACCAATCTACCTATTGACATACTCATATAAAGTTAATTGTACCCAACTATAACAAACCAAAAGGAAAACACGAACAAACCAATGGAAATACATTGAATGACGAACCTCTGGTTTACCGTGAACGTTATTCCTAAACTTGATGGATTTGGGTGTCACTGAAGAATTTATCTGATCTAGCAAAAACCAATGCCTTCATGAGCCATCAGACATTAAAATTCTCTTACGCTATTATGATAACTAATGATAAAGCAAATTATTATACAGAACTAAAAATCTCAGTCGAACGTTGATTACTTATAAACTAATAGAGTTCAGAATCTGACACTGAAATGAAACAATTGGAAAGACATCATTTACTTTACAATTTCTTTGAATTCTACATTAGCAGCTAACAAACACATTTGCATTTATACGTCAATACTCAgtaatcacaaaaaataaatcgTAGACATGAGAAAAAGCTGAATGGTTACAATTGTGGAAGACAGACTGAATCTCTAACCCAACCAAATGATACATCCTTTAACCAGATATTTTAATTGCAACAAGATGAACTAAAATGCACAACGTTGTTCACTCTCCCATCATCCATATTTTGATCCGTATATTTCAAAGTGACCGCATCATTTGCCGGGTGTTTACACCAACCCAATGGATACATGATATATGTCTTAACATATACCGCACTTGTCAGATTACactggtatgttgttgttgtacagATACACTCTTATCACTAAACCATAGCTAATTAGTAAACATTTTCAACTTAATTTATGACGTAACcatgatgaattagcatgattcGGGTAAACACCAAGTGCCGATACGTTTTTACATTATTTGCCTACATCGCTAATAAAGAGACAACTAAAGCTACAACATACCTAAAGTAAACCCCCAAGTGAGGTCTGATGGGGGTTATAGACCCTCAGCTCACGGAAAAAGAAATAGCGGAAGTAGATATCGCTAATAAAGAGAAGATAACTAAAACAACTGCAGACAGTAAGTATAGAAAGTAATGCACATAACCTTCTAACCAGTCGTAATAATTAGTTTTCTCTTCTTGGCAATAATCAATTCTTCTTAAACAACAGCATGCCAAAGCAAATCCAATTCAACACGAAAAACTCAGCTATAATATCTTACATCTAGCAATGGTAGTTCTGACGAGTGCACGAGCAAGCAGAGCACTTTTCCTCAGCTCATCTCTTCGAAAACTCAAAACTTTTTCAATCTCACATGGGGATAGAATCTCCATATATTTGTTCATAAGGGATTCACCCTTTACCTCATTGGGTATCACATACCAAAGATGTATCTCCCTAAGAATAATGCATTAAACAACACAATTAGTAAAATAGAGAGTTAATGGTCAAAAACACACCTGAAATATCACCATTTTTCGAGTTTCAAACCTTAACTATTAGGTACGGGAGTTTCCTACCTAAACTATCATCAAATATTTACCGACACACCTCGACTATCTGTTGTTCCTATTCTAACCAAAAAAACATCACCATCATTGGAAAAAGAAACATAATTAGGTGTGTTTCCATAAATATTTGGTAATGATAATGATTAGTTTAGGtataaaactcaaaaatccTATACTTTAGGCATGTCTTTAACCCTTTACTCAACAAAAAAACACCAAAATCCATTCTTTGCAGAACAATTAAACAATTCTGTTTAATTCCATTTTACAGCAAAAAACTTAACATAGAGAAAATTTAAGAATTGAACCTTACTTTGGAGATGGGAGTGAAATAGGACTTAAAGGGGGCAAAGAACTGAACAATTTCCCATCAATACAACAATGGATCCTCATTCTTGAAAAGCCACAAAgcatttaaattttctgcaaaacaaaaaaaatgaaaaaaaaattgagtctttatgaataaaaatctaCAAATATACTGATCTAGTAATCTAAAAGAGATCAAAAATGAAAACCCATATGCATACAAAGTCAAATTAATCAAAAAGTTTGAAGAATTTGAAGGATTTTGGAATCCACCCTTTTCagttatagtgatgatatagTTTTTTCTTCAAGAATGTGAATCGGGTTTTATTTTGGGAATGAATTGTATGGATTGAaagtgtttttgtttttttaaaataaataaataaatatagaattaatATTCAGGTTAACTTGGTTACACCTCGACAAATACCTACTACGTCAAATACATGTACTAGATAACTTTGTTTATCAGGAACAAGGCGAAGCTATTGTAGCGAAAGGGGTTCAAACCAACTCACTCGCTTTTCCGAAGATtctatattcatattaaaatatcaaataaaacgTATATATAAATATCCTGCAAATTCTATAGCATAATGAGACGAATAGTCCAGTGGGCAAGCACGCGGGTTGTACCGGTCAGCTTTGAGCTGTCGAGTGACGATTGGCCGAGGGGACTTCCACCATGTAGCTGGGTACAAATAAGCCAGTTAAAGACGAGAGTATGCGGGTCGTCGATTTGAATTTTACTCTCGGCACTATGTTATTGgaattaatttcaaataaaaataatgaatttttttaataaaaaaaatagaaaattggcaaatgataatttatattttttcaaaaaaaaaatagaaaatcggTATAGAAAATTGacaaatgataatatatatatatatatatatatatatatatatatataaacataaaactgttaatgataaaaaaaatatatttgaattatacgCAACAATATCAATTTCTACTCAGacattcaaaaaattttaacctaaatatattttcattgatttctACTCAGTTATTCAAAAACTTTAACCcgaatttattttcaaaagaggTTAAACTTTTATTGTTGATTTGATTGCTATCATTCGATCTTTGTCCCTCGATATGTACAATTACTTTCACCTTtcctttttcacttttttattatttgtttgctTTTACACCGTAGAACTATctattcaaaaatcaatttttaatctTTTCTAGAGTTATCTCACGaatctataattaattatagtGAATAATTGTTATTTGCTTTTCGAAATTTCAACTTTTGAAGATAGCAATGATCACAATAAAActagtaaaatatatattttaggtgCAAAAATATTAACGGtgagtttaataattttttctcacTTAAAATAGTATTCTAGATTATaataaaatgtttgaaatttatattttaaaattattatcttttattaacagtattttagaactttaaaataaattactaacTCTTCATATAATCAAAATAAGTTTTAGAATAACAATATCTAAGGTAATGTTTTCAAACATGACAAATATCTCTTTAACATAATTTGTGTTTTGTGATTTTTAAGATCGTTAACCTCTATAAATTTTGGAACCCACAAGTCAGGAATCCTGGCTCCGCCTCTGATTGGGAGGGCTTGAAAATATCATTTAGTATTTACTTGGCTGAGATTTGAACCTGAtacgattttttaaaaaaatattcaaagatTTAATGTAAAAAACATACCTCAATTTTCATTGTTTCACGAGTTTTATGTTTCTCTACCTAAACTATGTGTCACTTAGTATTTGAACATACTTCAATGTTGAATTGATCCTAATATCGAAAATAGTTGCGTGTAGAACAACTCAATatcaaaatgtattttaatataaagtaaGTGATAATTAAGATATGACACTCAACGCATGTGAAAAAGCGAATAGGTGACAGTTTATGTATCATTTTTACcactattatatttgtttggatatttttatgaagaaatattaaatttcGAAACGTAATGCATAATGCTACTTTTtcaataacaagaaaaaataatccaACAACcaaatttaacttaatttaatataCTATATTATGATTAAACTCACTCAATTGAAAAATCTAATGTGTAATGcaaattagttttattttattcacttgattatattataattaaactcACTCAATTGAAAAATCTAATGTGTAATGcaaattagttttattttattcacttgatttttaatattcacTTAAAAGCTATACTAAATAATATGTTCATGAATTCAAACTCAAAAGCGAAACTTGGTTAAGAATGAAGGAGTGTAAGTTGAAAACACTAGTAATCACTTGTTTATGtcaaattgaagaaaatcaTATTGAAATTGGAAACCAAAACAATattcattctaaaaaaaaaaaaacataaattacatTCATCCTGCTAGTTTCCCCAGCCAAACATGACTAGAGAGAAAGGTGACAGAATTCCTGTTGAACTACTAAGAAAGTAACCAATATCCAAGCACAAACATAACTGGATAATAcattgtcttcttcttttttttccaaacaTAAATCACAACCATTTAACTTCTTGATGAGGTAGCAACAATAGCCCCTTGAGGCGAGACGTTGTTCATCGCCATGCTTCCACCCTTTCTGTTGTCGAATTCAACCTATCGATGATTCTGACTCCTTTGCCCTTCTCTAAACTACCAGATATGTGACCTATTGGCCATTCAATCATTTTCTTTGATCCTTTCAGACTAGAACTGCTCGAATGCACGCTTTTAGTCCTTCGGATTTTTGGTTGACTTCTTCCACTTGTAGAATTGATGTTACCAGATCCAAGCTCATCATCCTTTGTGCTGTCTGGTAGGTTTGAGATTTCACTGAGACAATCAACGAACGCATCTTTCTGAAGAACGTTCTCTATGGTACATGGTAATCCATGGGATTTATTCTCAACTATTATCTCTCTGAGGGCAGAATTAGCAGCGCCACTTGAGGGTCGTTCTTTGGATATAAGGATATCCTCCTCGATCTCGTTAGACTTCTGAACTATTGGTTGTGAAGCACTATGATGTCCATTTTCATCGAAAGGCTCCAGTTCTGGTGCAGGACCAGCTTCTACAACAGTTTCTTCTCGGTCTTTCAAAGTCCGGAGAATAAGAGTTTTGAGAAAGTTCATAACTTGAACTGCATACATCAAAGCAGTCAACGGATCTGCCATCTGCAGGAAAAAGAAGTTGCACCATCTGTTAATCAAGAAAACACTTGCTGACTAATGATTGAGCTATTGTATTAGTTTCATTGACACGTTTAGGTTGCTGTCTATGAAATGGAAATTGCACTCCTTTCATATAGGAAATATCACAACCACGACAACTTTCCTAACAAGCTGTAACCCCCCAAACGCTTACCCACACCCGAaactaagaaaatgaaaagagacGTTATAGGAACAACAATATGATTCCTTCTTTTAAATTGCATGAAAGTTTTGACTTACCTGTGTCATATTTGGAGCAAACACCATAGCGATATTACGTGCATTCATTTTGTTAAAACTTTCCAGTTGAGCAACATCAGCCATCAAGTTAATAGCCCAATCTAATAGAGCAGCTTCAGTTGGAGGAAG
Coding sequences within it:
- the LOC101250620 gene encoding uncharacterized protein isoform X2; the protein is MLCGFSRMRIHCCIDGKLFSSLPPLSPISLPSPKEIHLWYVIPNEVKGESLMNKYMEILSPCEIEKVLSFRRDELRKSALLARALVRTTIARYQINSSVTPKSIKFRNNVHGKPEVDWSCSYNWEPPALHFNITHTSSLIACGIGVDVEEKERTTKHNILTLARRYFSKHELEVLTAIGDPYIQQQEFIKLWTLKEAYVKALGKGFSCAPFKTFTIRLGSSTGEQFHPSQNSSAEASEIVVDSLDNTENLTSNWQFMLLEFASSHYVAICTEKDVNTKGDCDNNPLKLTVWKTIPFVEDSCVSGTDTVLKVCGLR
- the LOC101250620 gene encoding uncharacterized protein isoform X1, encoding MLCGFSRMRIHCCIDGKLFSSLPPLSPISLPSPKEIHLWYVIPNEVKGESLMNKYMEILSPCEIEKVLSFRRDELRKSALLARALVRTTIARYQINSSVTPKSIKFRNNVHGKPEVDWSCSYNWEPPALHFNITHTSSLIACGVTVNSPIGVDVEEKERTTKHNILTLARRYFSKHELEVLTAIGDPYIQQQEFIKLWTLKEAYVKALGKGFSCAPFKTFTIRLGSSTGEQFHPSQNSSAEASEIVVDSLDNTENLTSNWQFMLLEFASSHYVAICTEKDVNTKGDCDNNPLKLTVWKTIPFVEDSCVSGTDTVLKVCGLR